The following are encoded in a window of Amphibacillus xylanus NBRC 15112 genomic DNA:
- a CDS encoding EscU/YscU/HrcU family type III secretion system export apparatus switch protein, whose product MNQGERLKKAVALQYDKEKTNAPIVTAKGQGYIADEILKRAKDANIPIQEDKSLIELLANLNLYDRIPEELYQAVAEVFAYIYRIDQAKNK is encoded by the coding sequence ATGAATCAAGGAGAAAGATTAAAAAAAGCAGTCGCACTACAATACGATAAAGAAAAGACAAATGCACCTATCGTTACAGCTAAGGGTCAAGGATATATAGCAGATGAAATATTGAAGCGGGCAAAAGATGCGAATATCCCAATCCAAGAAGATAAGAGTTTAATTGAGTTACTGGCAAATTTAAATCTCTATGATCGTATCCCTGAAGAGCTTTACCAAGCAGTAGCAGAGGTCTTTGCCTATATATATAGAATTGATCAAGCAAAAAATAAATGA
- the dprA gene encoding DNA-processing protein DprA, with amino-acid sequence MDRLNLPRLRLIYLAQFPQITRSLMYRMIKKDVTLSTIYQYSINDLVDQCHCPLKTAKQLHQYLSEFEPNHNNLKKLHHYKIWTIFDEDYPRLLKNIPDPPIILYGLGRSDYINHLPALAVVGTRRPSKFAKKNMYDLLAPLVNKDWLFVSGMAAGIDGYAHRIADYYGGKTIAVIAGGLNHPYPSEHLDLFQRLSKKHLVISEYPPHTRPERYHFPERNRIISGLAFATLVIEAQERSGSLITADQALEQGREVLAVPNAISLEQAKGCHYLIQNGAKLVQSTYDILQEWDELKQNWLHL; translated from the coding sequence GTGGATCGCTTGAATTTACCTCGTTTACGTCTGATATACTTAGCTCAATTCCCACAAATAACCCGATCACTTATGTACAGAATGATTAAGAAAGATGTGACCTTATCAACAATTTATCAGTATTCAATCAACGATTTAGTTGATCAATGCCACTGTCCACTTAAAACCGCAAAACAACTCCATCAATATCTCAGTGAATTTGAGCCAAATCACAATAATTTAAAGAAACTACACCATTATAAAATTTGGACGATTTTTGACGAAGATTATCCAAGATTATTAAAAAATATACCTGACCCACCTATCATTTTATACGGATTAGGTCGGTCTGATTACATCAACCATTTGCCCGCTCTTGCCGTTGTAGGTACGAGGAGACCTTCGAAATTTGCCAAGAAAAATATGTACGACCTATTAGCTCCATTAGTTAATAAAGATTGGTTATTCGTTAGTGGCATGGCAGCTGGAATTGATGGTTATGCCCATCGAATTGCTGATTATTATGGTGGAAAGACAATCGCAGTCATTGCAGGAGGTCTGAATCATCCTTACCCCTCAGAACATCTCGATCTTTTTCAACGATTATCTAAAAAACATCTAGTCATATCTGAATATCCTCCTCATACAAGACCTGAACGTTACCATTTTCCCGAACGAAATCGCATTATAAGTGGTTTAGCATTTGCGACATTAGTTATCGAAGCGCAAGAACGCAGTGGTTCATTAATAACAGCAGATCAAGCCTTAGAACAAGGCAGAGAGGTACTCGCTGTACCAAATGCCATCAGTCTAGAACAAGCTAAAGGATGTCATTATTTGATTCAAAATGGTGCAAAATTAGTCCAAAGTACCTATGATATATTACAAGAATGGGATGAATTAAAGCAAAATTGGCTCCATTTATGA
- a CDS encoding ribonuclease HII, with protein MKNQSIAEIKQILKQDTVADDILESLKLDTRKGVQQALKVYYNRLAKKQLLLDQLYEMKSYERNYYQQGKTLIAGIDEVGRGPLAGPVVAAAVILPVDFNLIGLTDSKKLSVAQREQYAEIIKEQAIAVGIGEVSHEVIDDINIYQASILAMEKAVQQLGIEPDHLLIDAVPLDNLPYSSDVIIKGDQKSISIAAASVIAKVHRDRIMATIHERYPYYQFDQNQGYGTTAHLLGLEEHGITPYHRKTFAPIKNYLKGENDDGTIIV; from the coding sequence ATGAAAAATCAATCAATTGCTGAAATAAAACAAATCTTAAAACAAGATACAGTCGCTGACGATATTTTAGAATCATTGAAATTAGATACTAGAAAAGGTGTTCAACAAGCCTTAAAAGTTTATTATAATCGTCTAGCAAAAAAACAACTTTTACTAGATCAGCTTTATGAAATGAAATCATACGAAAGAAATTACTATCAGCAAGGAAAAACGTTAATTGCCGGCATTGATGAAGTAGGTCGGGGTCCTTTAGCAGGTCCAGTAGTTGCGGCAGCGGTTATTTTACCTGTTGATTTTAATTTAATTGGTTTAACAGATTCTAAGAAACTATCAGTTGCTCAAAGAGAACAATACGCTGAAATCATTAAGGAACAGGCAATTGCAGTTGGAATTGGGGAAGTTAGTCATGAAGTCATCGATGACATTAATATTTATCAAGCTTCAATATTAGCGATGGAAAAAGCCGTTCAGCAATTGGGGATTGAACCAGATCATTTATTAATTGATGCAGTACCATTAGATAACCTGCCTTATTCAAGCGATGTTATCATTAAAGGAGATCAAAAAAGTATCTCTATTGCAGCAGCTAGTGTGATTGCGAAAGTACATCGTGATCGAATTATGGCTACAATTCATGAGCGCTATCCATATTATCAATTTGATCAAAATCAAGGTTACGGTACTACTGCTCATTTATTAGGGCTTGAGGAACATGGTATTACACCATATCATAGAAAGACATTTGCACCGATCAAGAATTACTTAAAAGGAGAAAATGACGATGGAACCATTATTGTCTAA
- the ylqF gene encoding ribosome biogenesis GTPase YlqF, whose protein sequence is MKTIQWFPGHMAKARREVQEKLKLVDFVIELVDARAPLASQNPMLQEILQQKPKMQVLMKKDLADPELTNIWLEKLREDEIEAVAVDVQNRQDIQKVIETAKKMTAEKMERLKKKGVRPRAGRAMIIGIPNVGKSTLINRLANKKIAKTGDRPGITTAQQWIKVKKDFELLDTPGILWPKFEDQNVGYQLAAIGTIKDQILSIEDIARFTLKFIQEEYPQLLLERYQLLDPEADYIEIIEQIGRQRGALAQGGSVDLEKTAELVIRDFRTGKLGPITLEKPNP, encoded by the coding sequence AGAAACTAAAGCTTGTTGATTTTGTAATAGAGCTCGTTGATGCACGTGCGCCACTAGCATCACAAAACCCGATGCTACAAGAAATTTTACAACAAAAACCTAAAATGCAAGTATTAATGAAGAAAGACTTAGCAGATCCAGAATTAACAAATATATGGTTAGAAAAATTAAGAGAAGATGAGATTGAAGCAGTAGCTGTTGACGTACAAAATCGTCAAGATATTCAAAAGGTAATCGAGACAGCAAAAAAGATGACTGCTGAAAAAATGGAACGACTAAAGAAAAAAGGTGTTCGTCCAAGAGCGGGCCGAGCGATGATTATTGGTATTCCAAACGTAGGTAAATCAACCTTAATCAACCGCCTAGCCAATAAAAAAATAGCCAAAACAGGAGACAGACCAGGGATTACAACTGCACAACAGTGGATCAAGGTAAAAAAAGATTTTGAATTATTAGATACTCCGGGAATTCTGTGGCCTAAATTTGAGGACCAAAATGTTGGCTATCAATTAGCTGCGATTGGAACGATTAAGGATCAAATCTTGTCAATAGAAGATATTGCTCGTTTTACGCTGAAATTTATTCAAGAAGAATATCCGCAATTATTATTAGAAAGATATCAGCTGCTTGATCCAGAGGCTGATTATATTGAGATAATTGAACAAATCGGTAGACAAAGAGGTGCATTGGCTCAAGGTGGGTCAGTGGATCTTGAAAAAACTGCTGAATTAGTGATTCGTGACTTTAGAACAGGTAAATTAGGACCTATTACATTAGAAAAACCTAACCCTTAA